In Paenibacillus ihbetae, the following are encoded in one genomic region:
- the corA gene encoding magnesium/cobalt transporter CorA produces MIRTLAITPSYEPVLGLPLAELNMAEYAWVWVDFSEPTPEEARMLETYFHFHPLAIEDCLHFLQRPKLDYYGEMQFFVLHALHPSTLQAVEVDLFLAPKLVVSFHQQNLPEVNDAWDRVVEVARKGSVGEEGPSFTAYTIMDKMVDQYFPSLYAIEDELADLENEGERESIEELMNQVFALRSRLLRLRRTVVPMRDLLYRIINSQHMKHHVHLAYFSDIYDHLLKLSDMIETNREMTADLRDSYISLNSNRMNQIMKTLTVITTIFMPLTLIAGIYGMNFEVMPELQWRYGYFAVLVLMFLLGGGMVMWFIRRGWFK; encoded by the coding sequence ATGATTCGCACGTTGGCCATCACGCCGAGCTATGAGCCGGTGCTGGGACTGCCGCTGGCCGAGTTGAATATGGCGGAGTACGCCTGGGTCTGGGTGGACTTCAGCGAGCCGACGCCGGAGGAGGCACGGATGCTGGAGACGTATTTTCATTTCCATCCGCTGGCTATTGAGGATTGCCTGCATTTTCTCCAGCGCCCCAAGCTGGATTATTACGGCGAAATGCAGTTCTTCGTCCTGCATGCACTGCATCCGAGTACACTCCAGGCGGTGGAGGTGGATCTGTTCCTCGCGCCAAAGCTCGTCGTGTCGTTCCATCAGCAGAATCTGCCGGAGGTAAATGATGCCTGGGATCGGGTCGTGGAGGTTGCCAGGAAGGGATCGGTTGGCGAGGAGGGTCCCAGCTTCACCGCTTATACGATCATGGATAAGATGGTGGATCAATATTTCCCGAGCTTGTACGCGATCGAGGACGAGCTGGCCGATCTGGAGAACGAAGGAGAACGGGAGTCGATAGAGGAGCTGATGAATCAGGTGTTTGCCCTACGCTCGCGGCTGCTTCGCCTCCGGCGGACGGTTGTCCCGATGCGGGATCTGCTCTACCGGATTATCAACTCGCAGCATATGAAGCATCATGTGCATCTTGCGTATTTTTCCGATATCTATGACCACCTGCTCAAGCTGTCCGACATGATCGAGACCAATCGCGAGATGACGGCCGATCTGCGCGACAGCTACATCTCCCTGAATTCGAACCGGATGAATCAAATCATGAAGACGCTGACCGTGATCACGACGATCTTCATGCCGCTGACCCTGATCGCCGGTATCTATGGCATGAACTTCGAAGTAATGCCGGAGCTGCAGTGGAGGTATGGTTACTTTGCCGTCCTCGTTCTGATGTTCCTGCTCGGCGGCGGCATGGTGATGTGGTTTATACGCAGAGGGTGGTTTAAATAA
- a CDS encoding YerC/YecD family TrpR-related protein, with the protein MQLKKLNDKSIDQLFEAILTLKNVEECYVFFDDLCTVNEIQSLSQRLEVARMLGKGCTYNQIEAETGASTATISRVKRCLNYGNDGYKMTLERLGR; encoded by the coding sequence GTGCAGCTGAAGAAACTTAATGATAAGAGCATTGATCAATTATTTGAGGCTATATTAACCTTGAAGAACGTGGAAGAATGCTATGTATTTTTCGACGATCTCTGCACCGTTAACGAAATCCAGTCCTTGTCCCAACGGCTCGAGGTGGCTCGGATGCTGGGCAAGGGATGCACATACAACCAGATTGAAGCCGAAACGGGAGCCAGCACCGCGACGATCTCGCGCGTGAAGCGTTGTTTGAATTATGGCAATGATGGGTATAAAATGACTTTGGAGCGTCTCGGACGTTAA
- the rlmD gene encoding 23S rRNA (uracil(1939)-C(5))-methyltransferase RlmD codes for MNKKRSGRDSRRSSKPAAASAAIADLPVAKNDEVILEIIGMTHDGEGVGRVEGYTLFVQGALPGEKVRAKVLKTKKQYGYAKLLELVERSQHRIAPPCPIYDQCGGCQLQHMDYTAQLEWKRQLVIDNLERIGKLRVAREGSGVEGASPAAGGLSGQADAAAAGQNESDREAQVSGDHRNNSTGLHHEPASNISTGLHQEPGDDISGTGLHDEPGADIGTGLHQEPEAGIIVRSTLGMNEPWRYRNKSQVPIGVTEGGLIGGFYARGSHRIVDMETCLIQHEQNDEVVRRVKAIGRRLGITAYDEESGQGLLRHVVVKIGFATGEMMIVLVTNGERIPRMNEWITAIREELPAVVSVCQNINTRKTNVIFGDVTRVLWGREVIHDYIGDVKFAISARSFYQVNPAQTEVLYGKTVEYAGLTGEETVIDAYCGIGTISLFLAQHAKKVYGVEIVKEAIEDARANAELNGMAHVEFEVGASEDVIPRWKEQGIEADVIVVDPPRKGCDPRLLETILQMKPERVVYVSCNPSTLARDLRVLEDGGYRTVEVTPVDMFPHTVHVESVALLVRKDN; via the coding sequence ATGAATAAAAAGCGCAGCGGGCGCGATTCGCGCCGCAGCAGCAAGCCGGCCGCAGCCTCGGCGGCCATCGCCGATCTGCCGGTGGCGAAGAATGACGAGGTTATCCTCGAGATTATCGGGATGACCCATGACGGCGAGGGCGTCGGCCGCGTCGAAGGATATACGCTGTTCGTGCAGGGAGCTTTGCCGGGCGAGAAGGTCCGGGCGAAGGTGCTCAAGACGAAGAAGCAGTACGGGTACGCCAAGCTGCTGGAGCTTGTCGAGCGCAGCCAGCACCGCATTGCTCCACCTTGCCCGATCTATGACCAGTGCGGCGGCTGCCAGCTGCAGCATATGGATTACACCGCACAGCTGGAATGGAAGCGGCAGCTTGTGATCGACAATCTGGAGCGGATCGGGAAGCTGCGGGTGGCGCGCGAGGGGAGCGGGGTTGAAGGAGCTTCCCCGGCAGCGGGTGGCTTGAGTGGGCAGGCTGATGCCGCGGCTGCTGGTCAAAACGAGTCGGATCGCGAAGCGCAAGTCAGCGGCGATCACCGAAACAACAGCACCGGGCTTCATCATGAGCCGGCCAGCAACATCAGCACCGGACTACATCAAGAGCCGGGCGACGATATCAGCGGCACCGGACTACATGATGAACCGGGCGCAGACATCGGCACTGGACTACATCAAGAGCCGGAAGCCGGCATCATCGTCCGTTCAACGCTCGGCATGAACGAGCCTTGGCGCTACCGCAATAAATCCCAGGTGCCGATCGGCGTGACCGAGGGCGGTCTCATCGGCGGCTTCTACGCCCGGGGCAGCCACCGGATCGTCGATATGGAGACCTGCCTGATCCAGCATGAACAGAACGACGAAGTGGTGCGCCGCGTTAAGGCCATCGGCCGCCGGCTCGGCATTACCGCTTACGATGAAGAGAGCGGACAAGGCCTGCTGCGGCATGTCGTGGTGAAGATCGGCTTTGCCACCGGGGAAATGATGATCGTGCTCGTCACGAACGGCGAGCGCATCCCGCGCATGAACGAGTGGATCACAGCGATCCGCGAGGAGCTGCCGGCTGTCGTGAGCGTATGCCAGAATATCAACACACGCAAGACGAATGTGATTTTCGGCGATGTAACCCGCGTCCTGTGGGGACGCGAGGTCATCCATGACTATATCGGCGACGTGAAATTCGCCATTTCCGCGCGTTCGTTTTACCAGGTCAACCCGGCCCAGACCGAAGTGTTGTACGGGAAGACGGTGGAGTATGCGGGGTTAACCGGGGAGGAAACCGTCATCGACGCTTATTGCGGTATCGGGACGATCTCCCTGTTCTTGGCCCAGCATGCCAAGAAGGTGTACGGCGTCGAGATCGTGAAGGAAGCGATCGAGGATGCGCGCGCGAACGCGGAGCTTAACGGCATGGCACATGTCGAGTTCGAGGTCGGCGCCTCCGAGGACGTCATCCCGCGCTGGAAAGAGCAGGGCATCGAGGCCGACGTCATCGTCGTCGACCCGCCGCGCAAGGGCTGCGACCCGCGCCTCTTGGAGACGATTCTTCAGATGAAGCCGGAGCGGGTTGTTTATGTGAGCTGTAACCCGAGCACGCTGGCAAGGGATCTGCGGGTGCTGGAGGATGGCGGGTACCGGACGGTGGAGGTCACGCCGGTGGATATGTTCCCGCATACCGTGCATGTGGAGAGTGTGGCCTTGCTGGTGCGGAAGGACAATTAA
- a CDS encoding inorganic phosphate transporter, which translates to MDIVIILVVFLALAFDFINGFHDTANAIATSVSTRALKPRVAILLAASMNFVGAMMFTGVAKTIGGSIADPATLDNGIQVVIATLLSAIIWNLVTWWFGLPSSSSHALIGALTGAVFVGAGSDKLNYGGFTDIVLALVLSPIIAFVIGYLVMQLLKVIFAKRSPHTVNKGFRTMQIFTAALQSFTHGTNDAQKAMGIITFALVTSGHLSEMEVPFWVKLAAATAMALGTSIGGWKIIKTMGTKIFKIEPINGFAADFSAASVIFSATLLHLPISTTHAITSAILGVGSAKRFSAVKWSLAGRIVVTWFITIPITAVLAGLIFTIFF; encoded by the coding sequence ATGGATATCGTAATCATTCTCGTTGTTTTCCTGGCACTCGCCTTCGACTTTATTAACGGGTTTCACGATACGGCTAATGCCATTGCCACATCGGTGTCGACCCGGGCTTTGAAGCCGCGAGTTGCCATTCTGCTTGCAGCCTCGATGAACTTCGTCGGTGCGATGATGTTCACAGGCGTTGCCAAAACGATTGGCGGCAGCATTGCAGACCCCGCTACGCTGGATAACGGAATCCAGGTTGTTATCGCAACGCTGTTGTCCGCGATTATCTGGAACCTCGTGACCTGGTGGTTCGGCTTGCCTTCTTCCTCCTCGCATGCCCTGATCGGTGCATTGACCGGTGCGGTCTTCGTCGGAGCGGGAAGCGATAAGCTGAATTACGGCGGCTTTACGGATATCGTATTGGCGCTTGTCCTTTCGCCGATCATCGCATTCGTAATCGGTTATCTGGTGATGCAGCTGCTCAAAGTGATCTTCGCCAAACGCAGCCCGCATACCGTAAACAAAGGCTTCCGTACGATGCAGATCTTTACGGCGGCGCTCCAATCCTTCACGCACGGCACGAACGATGCGCAGAAGGCGATGGGGATCATTACGTTCGCTCTCGTAACTTCCGGTCATCTCTCGGAGATGGAAGTTCCGTTCTGGGTTAAGCTGGCGGCCGCAACCGCAATGGCGCTGGGTACCTCGATCGGCGGCTGGAAGATCATCAAGACGATGGGAACGAAAATTTTCAAAATCGAGCCGATTAACGGATTTGCCGCAGATTTCTCGGCAGCGTCTGTTATTTTCTCGGCGACACTGCTTCATTTGCCGATCAGTACGACCCATGCGATTACTTCGGCAATACTCGGCGTAGGCTCGGCGAAACGCTTCTCCGCCGTGAAATGGTCCCTGGCAGGGCGGATTGTCGTAACTTGGTTCATTACGATTCCGATTACGGCTGTGCTGGCGGGACTTATCTTTACAATTTTCTTCTAG
- a CDS encoding sirohydrochlorin chelatase → MAQPGVLVISHGSREPGWVSLVDEAVGKLAARMDIPVVASYLELVEGRLIQDGITALEDQGVTDIVVIPLFVSSGSTHVDEIAYAIGAKAVPELETDLEPFRVRAAVHFGTPMDDHPDIAAMVWDKVSELSVQPEKEVILLVGHGSRHDGFRRRWEEGMSRLAGRVGALSGTSVDYALLSPGNVREKALHWKERGCEVIAAPLFLSEGYFTEVVIPDRIQGLACRYSGKTLLPHPLLSHWMESQAHLMIQSLKS, encoded by the coding sequence ATGGCACAGCCGGGCGTGCTCGTGATCAGTCATGGCTCCAGAGAACCAGGATGGGTGTCGCTTGTGGACGAAGCCGTCGGCAAGCTGGCCGCCCGTATGGATATACCGGTCGTAGCTTCATATTTGGAATTGGTAGAGGGCCGTCTGATTCAGGACGGCATTACGGCTTTGGAGGACCAGGGTGTTACGGACATTGTGGTCATTCCGCTATTTGTGTCATCAGGCAGCACACATGTCGACGAAATAGCTTATGCTATAGGAGCGAAGGCGGTTCCGGAGCTGGAGACGGACCTGGAGCCGTTCCGGGTCCGCGCCGCCGTTCATTTCGGCACGCCGATGGACGATCATCCGGACATCGCCGCCATGGTGTGGGATAAGGTAAGCGAGCTGTCCGTTCAGCCGGAGAAGGAGGTCATCCTTCTCGTGGGACACGGCAGCCGGCATGATGGGTTTCGCCGCCGCTGGGAGGAAGGCATGTCCCGGCTTGCCGGGCGCGTTGGCGCCTTAAGCGGCACAAGCGTCGATTATGCCCTGCTGAGCCCCGGGAATGTCCGGGAGAAAGCATTGCATTGGAAGGAGCGCGGCTGCGAGGTGATCGCGGCTCCGCTTTTTTTAAGTGAGGGGTATTTTACAGAGGTGGTCATTCCGGACAGGATTCAGGGGCTGGCTTGCCGTTATTCCGGCAAAACCCTGCTTCCGCATCCGCTGCTGTCGCACTGGATGGAGTCCCAGGCCCATCTGATGATACAATCCTTGAAATCATGA
- a CDS encoding DUF47 domain-containing protein — protein sequence MKMKKKDIFFQCLENMADTVVQAADYFSQHVSNLQDVLEFANEMKKFESQCDSYTHTIITELNKTFITPIERDDIMDLATSMDDVMDGLEATASRFYMYQLGQPDEYIVQFAEILRQSAYEIQKAIHLLSQKKLLAIREYTIRLNDLENQGDELLRICIKDLFATVSDPILLIKKKEIYERLETTTDTCEDVANMLESIIMRNS from the coding sequence ATGAAAATGAAGAAAAAGGATATATTTTTCCAATGCCTGGAGAATATGGCCGACACGGTGGTTCAAGCCGCAGATTATTTTTCACAGCACGTTTCCAATCTTCAGGATGTGCTAGAATTCGCCAATGAAATGAAAAAATTTGAGTCCCAGTGCGATTCCTATACCCATACGATCATCACGGAGCTCAACAAAACATTTATAACGCCGATCGAAAGAGACGACATCATGGACCTGGCAACCAGCATGGACGATGTGATGGATGGGCTGGAGGCCACCGCATCCCGGTTTTATATGTACCAGCTCGGACAGCCTGATGAATATATCGTGCAATTTGCAGAAATTCTTCGTCAATCGGCCTACGAAATTCAGAAAGCCATTCATTTGCTCTCGCAGAAAAAACTTCTGGCGATCCGCGAATACACGATCCGCTTGAACGATCTGGAGAACCAGGGCGACGAGCTGCTGCGTATCTGCATCAAGGATCTGTTCGCGACCGTTTCCGATCCGATTCTGCTGATCAAGAAGAAAGAGATCTATGAGCGTCTTGAGACGACCACGGACACCTGCGAAGACGTGGCGAATATGCTGGAATCCATCATTATGCGTAACTCGTAA
- a CDS encoding DoxX family protein, which produces MFNNWLRTNKVAMWLLTFIRVYIGYEWMVAGWGKLTGGFEAAGFLQGAIAKATGDHPAVQGWWAAFLEHAALPGVKIFNVMVPLGEFLVGLGLILGTFTTFAALMGIVMNAAFLFSGTVSTNAQMLLLQMFILVAAANAGKIGLDRWVIPYLRGLWNKWTHKTAHHGDTTPTPLKKQTA; this is translated from the coding sequence ATGTTTAACAATTGGCTGAGAACAAATAAAGTGGCAATGTGGCTGCTGACCTTCATCCGGGTTTACATCGGTTACGAATGGATGGTGGCCGGCTGGGGCAAATTGACCGGCGGCTTCGAGGCTGCAGGCTTTCTGCAAGGCGCGATTGCCAAGGCGACCGGCGACCATCCCGCCGTACAAGGCTGGTGGGCGGCCTTCCTCGAGCACGCGGCCCTGCCGGGCGTAAAGATCTTCAACGTTATGGTACCGCTCGGTGAATTCCTCGTTGGCCTTGGGCTGATCCTGGGTACCTTCACCACCTTCGCCGCTCTCATGGGCATCGTGATGAACGCCGCGTTCCTCTTCTCGGGCACCGTAAGCACGAATGCACAAATGCTGTTGCTGCAAATGTTCATCCTGGTTGCTGCGGCGAATGCCGGTAAAATCGGCCTCGACCGCTGGGTAATCCCTTACCTCCGCGGCCTGTGGAACAAATGGACGCACAAAACGGCCCACCATGGCGACACAACGCCAACGCCGCTGAAGAAGCAAACCGCTTAA
- a CDS encoding diacylglycerol kinase: MRNARLIYNPTSGREEMKRRLADILHRLDSAGIETSCHATTGEGDATREAADAVERGYDLVIAAGGDGTLNEVINGMAGRDNLPPLGIFPLGTTNDFARALGISRNWEEYCDLVIRGETRPIDVGKANDRYFINIAGGGTLTELTYEVPSKLKTMIGQLAYYLKGIEKMVSLTPQELIIQASGQEIIHDEFMVFLIANSNSVGGFDKLAPGASIDDGLFDVIALRKCNLAEFVRVATLALRGEHVNDKKVVHFRTDYMEVTSPGQVQLNLDGEFGGMLPGTFRILPQHLRIFA; the protein is encoded by the coding sequence ATGAGAAATGCAAGATTAATTTATAACCCGACCTCAGGGCGGGAGGAAATGAAGCGAAGATTAGCTGATATTTTGCACCGTCTGGATAGCGCGGGCATCGAAACCTCCTGCCATGCAACAACCGGGGAGGGGGATGCGACCCGTGAAGCGGCGGATGCCGTGGAGCGGGGGTACGATCTTGTGATTGCGGCCGGCGGCGACGGCACGCTCAATGAAGTGATCAACGGGATGGCGGGAAGGGATAACCTGCCGCCGCTTGGCATTTTTCCGCTGGGGACGACGAATGATTTCGCCCGTGCGCTCGGCATCTCGAGGAACTGGGAGGAGTATTGCGACCTGGTGATCCGGGGCGAAACCCGACCGATCGATGTCGGCAAGGCGAATGACCGCTACTTCATTAATATCGCCGGGGGCGGTACGCTGACGGAGCTTACGTATGAGGTGCCGAGCAAGCTAAAGACGATGATCGGGCAGCTGGCGTATTATTTGAAGGGGATCGAGAAAATGGTCAGCCTCACGCCGCAGGAGCTCATCATCCAAGCCAGCGGGCAGGAGATCATTCATGACGAGTTCATGGTGTTCCTCATTGCCAACAGCAACTCGGTCGGCGGCTTCGACAAGCTCGCGCCGGGCGCCAGCATTGACGACGGCCTGTTCGACGTCATTGCCCTGCGCAAGTGCAACCTGGCGGAGTTCGTGCGTGTAGCCACGCTCGCGCTGCGCGGCGAGCATGTGAACGACAAGAAGGTGGTGCATTTCCGCACCGACTACATGGAGGTTACGTCACCGGGACAGGTGCAGCTGAACCTGGACGGCGAGTTTGGCGGCATGCTGCCGGGCACGTTCCGGATTTTGCCGCAGCATCTGCGGATTTTTGCTTGA
- a CDS encoding DoxX family protein → MWMNWLQTSKIAMWVLTMIRIWLGYKWLTAGWSKLTGGFDASGFLKGAIAKSAGEHPPVQGWWAAFLEHAALPGVKFFNIIVPLGEFLVGLGLILGTFTTFAALMGLVMNFAYLFSGSISTNGQLLLLEFLLILSAANAGKIGLDRWLMPLLKRKFGRQMNVSHHEPLMNNQTA, encoded by the coding sequence ATGTGGATGAACTGGCTTCAGACAAGCAAAATCGCAATGTGGGTATTGACGATGATCCGGATATGGCTCGGGTATAAGTGGCTGACCGCTGGCTGGTCCAAGCTGACGGGGGGCTTCGATGCCAGCGGCTTTTTGAAAGGAGCGATCGCCAAATCAGCCGGTGAGCATCCGCCGGTGCAGGGGTGGTGGGCGGCTTTTCTGGAGCATGCGGCCCTGCCGGGCGTAAAATTCTTCAACATCATCGTCCCGCTTGGGGAGTTTCTTGTCGGGCTCGGTTTAATCCTCGGTACGTTTACCACCTTTGCCGCGCTCATGGGACTGGTGATGAATTTTGCCTATCTCTTCTCCGGCTCGATCAGCACGAACGGTCAGCTGCTGCTGCTTGAATTCCTTCTTATCCTGTCTGCAGCCAATGCCGGGAAGATCGGGCTGGACCGCTGGCTTATGCCTTTGCTCAAACGGAAGTTTGGCCGTCAAATGAATGTCAGTCATCATGAACCTCTTATGAATAATCAGACCGCTTAG
- a CDS encoding DoxX family protein, with protein MFNNWLRTNKVAMWLLTFIRVYIGYEWMVAGWGKLTGGFEATGFLQGAIAKATGDHPAVQGWWAAFLEHAALPGVKIFNFIVPLGEFLVGLGLILGTFTTFAALMGIVMNAAFLFSGTVSTNAQMLLLQMFILVAAANAGKIGLDRWVIPYLRGLWNRWTHRTTRHDGGTTPTPLTKQTA; from the coding sequence ATGTTTAACAATTGGCTGAGAACAAACAAAGTGGCAATGTGGCTGCTGACCTTCATCCGGGTCTACATCGGTTACGAATGGATGGTGGCCGGCTGGGGCAAGCTGACCGGTGGATTTGAAGCGACAGGCTTCCTGCAAGGAGCCATTGCCAAGGCGACCGGTGACCATCCCGCCGTACAAGGCTGGTGGGCAGCCTTCCTCGAGCACGCGGCCCTGCCGGGCGTAAAGATCTTTAACTTCATCGTCCCGCTCGGTGAATTCCTCGTCGGCCTCGGGCTGATCCTGGGTACCTTCACCACCTTCGCCGCTCTCATGGGCATCGTGATGAACGCCGCGTTCCTCTTCTCGGGCACCGTAAGCACGAATGCGCAAATGCTCTTGCTGCAAATGTTCATCCTGGTTGCTGCGGCGAATGCCGGTAAAATCGGCCTCGACCGCTGGGTGATCCCTTACCTCCGCGGCCTGTGGAACAGATGGACGCACAGAACGACCCGCCATGACGGCGGCACAACGCCAACGCCTTTGACAAAGCAAACCGCTTAA
- a CDS encoding YrhK family protein yields MVSGPNQQGKHHRKRHLGLIGNTGRLRRLLRLSRARKRRLTVTSRFEAGMMLSELLTGLLFITGSILMFYPGTKRFSTVLYLLGSIMMLLRSGIRGSYWFRLKSLEHSSDAESSSDQNWSR; encoded by the coding sequence ATGGTATCCGGTCCGAATCAACAAGGCAAACATCATAGAAAACGGCACCTGGGCCTGATTGGAAATACCGGAAGGCTGCGCCGGCTGCTCCGGTTGTCGCGGGCACGAAAGCGCCGACTCACTGTCACCAGCCGCTTCGAGGCGGGGATGATGCTTAGCGAGCTGCTGACCGGCTTGCTGTTCATTACAGGGAGCATCTTAATGTTCTACCCGGGGACAAAACGCTTCTCCACGGTGCTGTATCTGCTCGGCAGTATTATGATGCTGCTGCGCTCCGGCATTCGAGGCTCGTATTGGTTCCGGTTAAAATCGCTCGAGCATTCATCCGACGCGGAGAGCAGCTCGGATCAGAATTGGTCGCGTTGA